Genomic segment of Candidatus Binatia bacterium:
GACCGAGTCCCCGTCGTTGGGGTAGTTCTTGGCGGCGTTGATGCCGCCCTGCGCCGCGACCGAGTGGGCGCGGCGTGGTGTATCCTGAATGCAGAAGTTCATGACATCGTAGCCGAGTTCGGCAAGCGAGGCGGCGGCCGCGCCCCCACCGAGACCAGTACCGACCACGATGATCTTGTACTTTCTCTTATTGGCCGGGTTGACCAACTTCAGATCGAATCGGTGCCGATCCCAGCGAGTTTCGATCGGCCCGTCCGGGGCGCCGTCCGAGAGAGTTCCATCGACGATATCGAAATCCATTATTTCGTCACCAGGGCTTGAATGGCCGGATCCGGCAGGGGCATGGGCGCCACAAGCCAGAGCCAGAGGGGCAAGACCAGAAAGCCCACAGCAACCGCTACAGCAAGGATTCCTGCTGCCGAGTAGGCCAGGGGGCGCATGGGGTTGCTCAGAATACCAATGGACTGGAAGGCGCTCCAGGCTCCGTGTCGGAGGTGGCTTCCGAGAAGCAACATGCAGAAAACATAAAAGGCGACCCAGAGTGGGTCCTTGAAGACCTCCACCACCAGTCGGTAGAGATCGCGCGCCGGTTCGCCATTGACCAGCGTCACGTATCCGTCGGCGATATTCGGGCCGAAACGGAACTGGATGATATGGATCACGAGAAATGCCAGCAGGATCATCCCGGTCACGGCCATCGATCGCGAGAAAATCG
This window contains:
- a CDS encoding succinate dehydrogenase cytochrome b subunit, encoding MSNPRFKIWSSVGKKLLTGVTGIALIGFIIGHLAGNLTLLVGGELFNAYAEKLHQLGFLLYVVEVGLVLLFLTHIVPALAVHLDKRKARGVQNTIVQSKGAQSKQTIFSRSMAVTGMILLAFLVIHIIQFRFGPNIADGYVTLVNGEPARDLYRLVVEVFKDPLWVAFYVFCMLLLGSHLRHGAWSAFQSIGILSNPMRPLAYSAAGILAVAVAVGFLVLPLWLWLVAPMPLPDPAIQALVTK